In one Silene latifolia isolate original U9 population chromosome 10, ASM4854445v1, whole genome shotgun sequence genomic region, the following are encoded:
- the LOC141607011 gene encoding uncharacterized protein LOC141607011 has protein sequence MITPFHLKLQSLSKLSKCKKFISFTVSVISTLHTNANQFSQKSASISSTPQSFIKRICLRVLQSYHEPTHTRYSPQRLNLDIDVDTLSHDQVITIVASLSEDAGSSVSLSFFHWAIGLSKFRHFMRVYIVCANCLISNGNFEKAHEVMSCLVRNFAEIGRFKEAVNMVIEMHNQGLCPNTHTLNFILRIACETGLDDYAEYVFNEMSNKGVCPDRCSYASMIVTCCRKARISEMDKWLNRMIEQKIVLDNATFTLVISTFCKLGNVSRAFWFFNRMTEMGFKPNLINFTCLINGLCRKGNIKQAFELLEEMVKKGCKPNVYTHTVLIDGLCKKGWTEKAFRLFLKLVRSENYKPNVFTYTAMINGYCKEGKLSRAEMLLGRMKEQGLTPNVDTYTTLVDGHSKQGNFERAYELMDIMADEGLTSNICTYNAVLSGLCKKGRLQEASELYLETMERGLKADRVTCTILMSASSKHNDSKVALSWLGKMTKEGYEADIYTYNILISSLCRQKNMAESESWFKEAIKVGLVPTKESYTSMICGYCGTGNVELATAYFLKMSDHGCVPDSFTYGALISGLCKVKKLKEAQKLYNAMINKGLSPCEVTRVTLCYEHCNKDDFRTANDILERLDKRVWTKTVNTLIRKLCCGGQVDMAALFFSKLLDKHPNVDRVTLAAFKTVCYDKNKYELFSSFTDRILLKDTLKDKS, from the coding sequence ATGATTACACCCTTTCATCTCAAACTTCAATCTTTATCAAAATTATCAAAATGCAAAAAATTCATATCATTTACAGTTTCAGTAATCTCTACATTACATACAAATGCAAACCAATTTTCTCAGAAATCAGCTTCAATTTCATCAACTCCGCAATCTTTTATTAAGAGAATATGTTTACGAGTTCTGCAATCATATCATGAACCTACCCATACAAGATATTCACCTCAAAGACTGAATCTTGACATTGATGTTGATACCCTTTCCCATGATCAAGTCATTACCATTGTCGCTTCACTTTCAGAAGACGCGGGTTCAAGTGTTTCCCTTAGTTTCTTTCATTGGGCAATCGGGttgtcgaaatttcgacattttATGAGGGTTTACATTGTCTGTGCCAATTGTTTGATCAGTAATGGGAATTTTGAGAAAGCCCATGAAGTAATGTCGTGTTTGGTGAGGAATTTTGCGGAGATTGGAAGGTTTAAGGAAGCGGTTAACATGGTTATTGAAATGCATAATCAGGGTTTATGTCCAAATACACATACTTTAAATTTTATTCTTAGGATTGCTTGTGAAACGGGTTTGGATGATTACGCGGAGTATGTTTTCAACGAAATGTCAAACAAAGGGGTGTGTCCTGATCGTTGTAGTTATGCTAGTATGATTGTGACTTGCTGTAGGAAAGCGAGGATTTCGGAGATGGATAAGTGGTTGAACAGAATGATTGAACAGAAGATTGTTCTCGATAATGCTACGTTTACTTTGGTTATCAGTACATTCTGTAAGCTTGGTAATGTAAGCAGGGCATTCTGGTTTTTTAACAGGATGACGGAAATGGGTTTTAAGCCGAATTTGATCAACTTTACTTGCTTGATTAACGGGTTATGCAGGAAAGGTAATATTAAGCAGGCTTTCGAATTGTTGGAGGAGATGGTTAAAAAAGGTTGTAAACCAAATGTGTATACACATACGGTTTTGATTGACGGTCTTTGTAAAAAAGGATGGACCGAGAAGGCGTTTAGGTTATTTCTGAAGCTGGTTCGAAGTGAGAATTATAAGCCGAATGTGTTTACTTACACTGCCATGATTAATGGGTATTGCAAGGAGGGGAAATTAAGTCGGGCGGAAATGTTGCTAGGTAGAATGAAGGAGCAGGGATTGACACCGAATGTTGACACTTATACGACTCTTGTTGATGGGCACTCTAAACAAGGCAACTTTGAAAGAGCATACGAGTTAATGGATATAATGGCGGATGAAGGGCTTACGTCAAATATTTGCACTTACAATGCCGTTTTAAGCGGCCTTTGCAAAAAGGGAAGATTGCAAGAGGCTTCTGAACTATATTTAGAAACGATGGAACGAGGGTTAAAGGCTGATAGAGTTACATGCACAATTCTCATGTCCGCGTCTTCCAAGCATAATGATTCTAAAGTAGCTTTATCATGGCTTGGGAAGATGACTAAAGAAGGCTACGAGGCtgatatatacacatacaatatTCTAATTTCGTCTCTCTGCAGGCAAAAAAACATGGCTGAAAGTGAATCCTGGTTCAAAGAAGCCATTAAGGTTGGTCTTGTTCCAACCAAGGAATCCTACACTTCCATGATCTGTGGATACTGTGGGACGGGAAATGTCGAGTTAGCCACCGCCTATTTCCTTAAAATGAGTGACCATGGTTGTGTGCCGGATAGTTTTACTTACGGTGCCTTAATTAGCGGATTATGCAAGGTAAAGAAACTGAAAGAGGCTCAGAAACTGTATAATGCTATGATTAACAAGGGTTTATCTCCCTGTGAAGTAACTCGAGTAACGCTATGTTACGAACACTGCAACAAAGATGATTTCAGAACTGCTAATGATATCTTGGAAAGGCTGGACAAAAGGGTTTGGACCAAGACGGTGAATACTTTGATCAGGAAGCTCTGTTGTGGCGGCCAAGTAGACATGGCAGCATTGTTTTTCAGCAAGTTATTGGATAAACACCCGAATGTTGATCGCGTAACTCTTGCAGCTTTTAAGACTGTTTGTTATGACAAGAACAAGTATGAACTCTTCTCTAGTTTTACTGATAGGATTTTACTGAAAGACACCTTAAAAGACAAAAGCTGA
- the LOC141604655 gene encoding RNA-binding KH domain-containing protein RCF3-like, with product MSVSLTPSKRQHENNSVEVNVTKTQKTSSSDSPKEPRKTSSGGDVFRVLCPTSKIESLVGEVESIILQIRNETGAKVRIDSPVPGCDERVIFIMGPDSNTDSKESESTKDQDKSEDHNENGTEQEGLLTAGDAQSDKTSSLVRALLLVLEKIVEGEQQTDVSKKESNGSATITFRLLVLSSQVGCLLGRGGSIIKQMSTESGAQIRVVPKDKLPQCGSSADDVVQITGLGDAVKKAIKSVSQQMVENSNADQDSLPSNSSGPSFHSRNHPASRLDSQSSRPLPFRGAPFGSGFRDNVDLRSNGPLFPPRFHENIMPNKIDVPEAVTFRLLCPDDKVGSIIGKGGAIIKTIKHETGCEINVLEGNPEEVERVIVVSGPAYPEDKISAVQDAVLRILNRLAKATPDTKEQGLTFKFLVSSNQIGCLLGKGGAIIGEMRKVTGAFIRVLGKDQVPKSASEDEVVQINGELEVIQDAVMHITTRLQHHFFRDAFPSAFADRALPFAPRMGRGEHSPPFGPPFRNFDSIGGPPFHGGLHPFDDHPPFMREGNRQGLLERPWPPQALIEGDHMGLLDYGGPHQRRMSEFRGGGQQPFITNTTVEVVVPSSLIPSICGEDGGCLRQIRQISEARIVINEPRRAGAPETLIIISGTPEQTHAAQSLIQAFVMLENESS from the exons ATGTCTGTTTCTTTAACTCCTTCTAAGAGGCAGCATGAGAACAATTCCGTGGAGGTGAATGTTACAAAGACCCAAAAGACATCGAGTTCTGACTCACCTAAAGAGCCAAGAAAAACCTCATCAGGAGGTGATGTTTTCCGTGTACTTTGTCCGACTTCTAAAATTGAAAGTTTGGTAGGAGAAGTGGAAAGCATCATACTACAAATACGTAATGAAACGGGGGCAAAGGTTAGAATTGATAGTCCTGTTCCAGGATGCGACGAGAGAGTGATCTTTATCATGGGACCCGATAGCAATACTGACAGCAAGGAATCAGAATCAACGAAAGACCAAGATAAGTCAGAAGATCATAATGAGAATGGTACTGAGCAAGAGGGTCTTTTAACTGCTGGAGACGCACAGTCTGATAAAACTTCATCTCTTGTAAGAGCTTTGTTACTTGTGCTTGAAAAAATTGTTGAAGGTGAACAGCAAACAGACGTTTCTAAGAAGGAAAGCAATGGTTCTGCTACTATAACGTTCAGACTACTTGTGCTTTCTAGTCAAGTTGGCTGCTTGCTGGGGAGGGGTGGCTCTATCATCAAACAAATGTCAACAGAGAGTGGGGCGCAGATCCGAGTTGTTCCTAAAGACAAGCTTCCTCAATGTGGCTCTTCTGCTGATGATGTAGTTCAG ATCACCGGTCTAGGAGATGCAGTAAAAAAAGCTATCAAATCTGTTTCACAGCAGATGGTAGAAAATTCAAATGCAGATCAGGATTCACTCCCTTCTAATTCATCTGGCCCCTCTTTCCATTCACGCAACCATCCTGCTTCGAGGTTGGACTCCCAGTCTTCCCGGCCATTACCTTTTCGAGGGGCTCCATTTGGTAGTGGATTTCGTGACAATGTCGATCTTCGTTCAAATGGTCCACTGTTTCCCCCTAGGTTCCATGAAAACATTATGCCTAACAAAATAGATGTACCCGAAGCCGTCACATTTCGATTGCTTTGCCCAGATGACAAGGTGGGAAGTATAATTGGGAAAGGGGGAGCTATTATAAAGACTATTAAGCATGAAACAGGGTGTGAAATTAATGTTCTTGAAGGAAATCCAGAAGAGGTGGAGCGTGTAATTGTTGTATCTGGCCCAGCG TACCCTGAAGATAAGATTTCAGCTGTACAAGATGCAGTGCTTCGCATACTTAATCGCCTAGCCAAAGCCACTCCTGATACCAAGGAGCAGGGTTTAACGTTCAAGTTTCTTGTCTCTTCCAACCAAATTGGTTGTCTTCTTGGTAAAGGTGGCGCAATTATTGGTGAAATGCGGAAGGTTACTGGGGCTTTTATTCGTGTTTTAGGAAAGGATCAGGTGCCTAAGAGTGCTTCAGAAGATGAAGTAGTTCAG ATAAATGGAGAACTAGAAGTAATTCAAGATGCAGTTATGCATATTACCACAAGGTTACAGCATCATTTCTTCCGTGATGCATTCCCTTCTGCATTTGCTGATCGAGCTCTCCCATTTGCTCCCCGCATGGGGCGAGGGGAACACTCTCCTCCATTCGGCCCGCCATTCAGAAACTTTGATTCTATTGGTGGCCCCCCTTTCCATGGTGGTTTGCACCCTTTTGATGATCATCCTCCGTTTATGCGTGAAGGCAACAGGCAGGGACTTCTTGAAAGACCTTGGCCTCCACAG GCTCTAATCGAAGGCGATCACATGGGCTTACTGGATTATGGTGGACCCCACCAAAGACGAATGTCTGAATTTCGTGG AGGAGGCCAACAACCTTTCATCACAAATACAACAGTGGAAGTAGTCGTTCCTAGCTCTCTTATTCCTTCTATATGCGGAGAGGATGGTGGTTGTCTGAGACAGATTCGGCAG ATTTCTGAAGCAAGAATAGTGATAAATGAACCAAGACGAGCAGGTGCGCCTGAAACTCTCATCATCATCTCAGGAACTCCGGAACAGACTCATGCTGCACAGAGTCTTATTCAAGCTTTTGTTATGCTCGAGAATGAATCGTCATGA